Proteins from one Pygocentrus nattereri isolate fPygNat1 chromosome 16, fPygNat1.pri, whole genome shotgun sequence genomic window:
- the glrx gene encoding glutaredoxin-1 yields the protein MAQEFVKAKIKGDKVVVFLKPTCPYCVQAKDVLSKYKFKEGHLEFIDISRRDDTGSIQDYLQQITGARTVPRVFIGEECIGGGSDVSELDRSAKLAGMLQKIGALQ from the exons atggcTCAGGAATTCGTGAAAGCGAAAATCAAGGGAGATAAAGTGGTGGTGTTCCTGAAGCCGACCTGTCCGTACTGCGTGCAGGCCAAAGACGTGCTGTCCAAGTACAAATTCAAAGAAGGACATCTGGAGTTCATCGATATCAGTCGACGGGACGACACAGGCAGCATACAGGACTACCTGCAGCAGATAACCGGAGCCCGAACT GTGCCCCGCGTGTTTATAGGTGAGGAGTGTATCGGAGGGGGCAGTGACGTCTCAGAACTGGACAGAAGCGCCAAACTGGCGGGAATGCTGCAGAAAATAGGGGCTCTGCAGTGA